A part of Octopus sinensis linkage group LG7, ASM634580v1, whole genome shotgun sequence genomic DNA contains:
- the LOC115213929 gene encoding uncharacterized protein LOC115213929 yields MSNVPLELRKQLFRSPSVEGERVSDGNSALMFKLQIEHDLELSYQGLQKDLHEQRMKNLRQKAKSLAENDWQYPAIENLIGLN; encoded by the exons ATGTCTAATGTACCTCTTGAATTAAGAAAACAACTCTTTAGGTCGCCTAGTGTTGAAGGTGAAAGAGTGTCTG ATGGCAATTCTGCACTGATGTTTAAACTACAAATTGAACATGATCTGGAACTCTCCTACCAAGGACTTCAAAAAG atcTCCATGAACAACGGATGAAAAATTTACGTCAAAAGGCAAAATCTTTGGCTGAAAATGACTGGCAATATCCAGCTATAGAGAATCTGATTGGGCTTAATTGA